The following is a genomic window from Micromonospora cathayae.
CGCGCCGACCAGGCCACCCAGGTCCCGCGCGTTCGGCGCGCCCACCAGTTCCCATTCCCGAACAGTCATCCGGCCCTCCCCTGCCCGCGTCCGTCCGCGTATAGGGTGCCGCACATGACGATCGCCGCGGTACGCACCCACCGGCTTTCCGCCCCCTTACACACCCCCTTCGTCACCGCCCTGCGCCGCACCACCACCGTGGAGACCCTGGTCGTGGAGGTCACCGACGACGACGGCCGCTCCGGGTTCGGGGAGGCCCCCCAGGTGTGGCAGGTCACCGGGGCGTCCATCGCCGGGGCCCGGGCCTGCGTGCACGAGGTGCTCGGGCCGTTGGTCGCCGGCCGGGACGCCGACGACCTCAACGCCCGCTGCGCCGAGGTACGCCGGGCGGTCGCCGGTAACGAGGCCGCCAAGGCGGCGCTGGACGTGGCCCTGCACGACCTCGCCGCCCGCCGGCTCGGCGTACCGCTGGTCCGGCTGCTCGGCGGCACCGCCCGGCAGGTCCAGACGGACGTCACCCTCGCCGCCGGTGACGCCGTCGAGCTGGCGGCGACGGCGAAGCAGCGCCACGCCGACGGTTTCACCGTGCTCAAGCTGAAGGTCGGCACCGACCCGGCCGGCGACCTGGAACGGGTCCGCGCGGTGCGCTCGGCGGTCGGGCCCGGGGTGCGGGTCCGGCTCGACGCCAACCAGGGCTGGACGCCCCGCGAGGCGGTCCGGATCATCCGGGGCATCGAGGACGCCGGACTCGACGTCGAACTCGTCGAGCAGCCCGTCGCGCACTGGGACCTGGACGGGCTGGCCTGGGTCAGCGACCGGGTCGACGTGCCGATCCTCGCCGACGAGTCGGTGTTCGGCCCCCGTGACCTGATCGAGGTGATCCGCCGCCGGGCCGCCGACATGGTCAACGTCAAGCTCGCCAAGGCCGGTGGCCTGCACCCGGCCCGGACGCTGCTCGACCTGGCCGCCGCGCACGGCGTCGGCACCGTGGTCGGGTCGATGATGGAAAGTCAGATCGGCGTCGGCGCGGCGGCGAGCCTGGCCGCCGCCTGCGGCACCAGCGCCGTCGCCGACCTCGACGCCGCCTGGTGGCTGGCCTGGTCCCCGGTGCGCGGTGGCATCCGGTACGACGGCGCCACCGTCGTGCTGCCGGACACGCCGGGGCTCGGTGTCACCTCGATCGATGAAGCAAAGGTGCAGCGACATGGTTGATGCCCGTCGGATTCTTTCATAGGCTCACGGGGAACCGACCGGGCGACGCTGCCACCGGGACCGACCGGGCAGGCTGTCACGGAGCCGGCCGGGTGACGCTGGAGGATGCACGTGGAACCGCTGACCGGCCACCGGGCCGTCGTCCGGGTCGCCGTGGCGACCCTGTGGACCTCCCCCGACGCGGTACGCCCGGTCGACGCCCCCGCGCTCGGCCCGCACGCCGACACCGCCGCCTGGATCGCCGGCATGGACGCCGACCAGCAGGTCGGTGACTGTGTGCTCAGCCAACTGCTCCTCGGCGAACAGGTCCTGGTCACCGAGGAGCGCACCGGCTGGGCGCGCGTCGTCGCCGTCGAACAGGCCGCCGCACCGCTCGACCCGCGCGGCTACCCCGGCTGGCTCCCCACCGACCAGCTCGCTCCCGTACCGGACGACGAGCCGACCGGCCCGCCGCTGGTCGTGGACACCACGGTCACCGCCCTGCGTGCCACCCCGCACGGCCCGGTACGCGTCCCCGGGGTCGTGCTCGGCACCCGGCTGCTCCCGGCCGGCCCGGCGGTGGACGGCTGGCGACCGGTGCACGTACCCGGCCAGCCCGCCCCGCACTGGCTTCCCGAGCACCACGTCGTCCCGTTACCGGACCGGCCGCCCGCCGCCGGGGAGGTGCTCGGCGTCGCCGACCGGCTCCGCGACGTCCGGTACGTGTGGGGCGGCCTCTCCCCGGCCGGCATCGACTGCTCCGGGCTGGTGCACCTGGCCTGGCGGCGGTTCGGGGTGCGGCTGCCCCGCGACGCCGGCGCGCAGGCGGCGGCCACCGCACCGGTCGAGCTGGGCACGGAACGCGTCGGCGACCTGTACTTCTTCGCCCGCCCCGGGCGCGGGGTCCACCACGTCGGCATCGTCACCGCGCCGCCGGGTGAGGCCGGGCGGCGGATGCTGCACGCCTGCTACCGGCACCGCCGGGTGGTGGAGGAGCAGCTTCCCCCGGACCGTACCGCGACCCTGATCGGCGCCCACCGCATCTGACCCGGTACCCGGCTGGCCCGGGACGCCCAGACATGGTGCGGGCGTCCGTCGCGGTGCTCGCGGCGGACGCCCCCGGTGGTGCGACGGATCAGTGCTTGACGACGGTGGTCAGTTCCCGGCGGCGGTCCCGGGAGGACTTGATCAGGCTCGCCGCGGTGGCGACCGCGAGCGTGCCCAGGATGACCGTCAGGGAGAGCCAGATCGGGATGTGCGGTGCCCAGCCGACGTGCTCGCCGCCGTTGATGAACGGCAGGTTGTTGTCGGCCAACGCCTCCAGCACCAGCTTGACGCCGATGAAACCGAGCACCACGGCCAGGCCGATGCTCAGGTAGATCAACCGGTTGAGCAGGCCGCCGAGCAGGAAGTAGAGCTGCCGGAGCCCCATCAGGGCGAACACGTTCGCGGTGAAGACCAGGTACGGCTCCTGGGTGATCCCGAAGATCGCCGGGATGGAGTCCAACGCGAAGATCAGGTCGGTGGTGCCGATCGCGATCATGACGATCAGCATCGGGGTGAAGTACCGCCGGCCGTTCTCGTGGGTGGTCAACCGCGCCCCGTCGTAGCCCTTGGAGATGGGCAACGCCCGGCGGCTCCACCTGATCAGCACGTTCTCGGTGAACTCGTCCTCGTCCGGCTCGCCCTGCCGGGCCAGATTGATCGCGGTGTAGATCAGGAACGCGCCGAAGATGTAGAACACCCAGGAGAACTGCGAGATCAGGGCCGCGCCCGCCGCGATGAAGCCACCGCGCATGACCAGCGCCAGCACGATGCCGATCAGCAGCACCTTCTGCTGGTACTGCCGGGGCACGGCGAACCGGGCCATGATGATCACGAAGACGAAGAGATTGTCCACCGAGAGGCTGTACTCGGTGAGCCAACCGGTGTAGAACTCGCCCGCCGCCTTGCCGCCGGCGGTCAGCCAGAGGCCGGCTCCGAAGAGCAGCGCCAGACCGACGTAGAAGCCGACCCAGAGGCTGGATTCGCGGACACTGGGTTCGTGGGGGCGTCGACCGATCACCAACAGGTCGATGACCAGGATCGCGGTCAGCGCGACGAGGGTTCCCGCCCAGACCAGTCCGGACACGTTCAAAGTCTATCCTCCGGCAGACACGCAGCGCCGGGCACACCACGAGGGCCGGGCTGGGCCCGGTGAAGCTTCGGTGTGCCGGCGACGCTGACTCTGGTGACTGTCGGAGGTCTCTCCCGCCACCGCGCCGCCGAGGCGGATCGGTGACCGACGATGCCGGGTCGTCCGCCGGGTGGCGTTCGACCGTGCTGACGACATCGCCGCGAGGGAATACTCCCCTCCTCGGCGGTCATTGTTCCCCATCCGGACCGCTGCGCGCACCTCCGAGCGGGGCGATGCCGGCCACGTCACCGTCCGTAGGGCTTCCTAGGAGACTAGGTGCCGGGTGGGAGCGGGCAGGCCCCTGACCCCACCCGGCGCCCCGACCCCGCATCTCGACCCGCGCCCCGGCCCGCACGCCGACCCCGTGTCCCGGCCCCGCCGCACCTCCGGCCATCGCACTCCCGGCCCCGCCGCACCTTCCGGCCATCGCACTCCCGGCCCCGCCGCACCTCCGGCCATCGCACTCCCGGCCCCGCACCGCACGCCCGGGGACCGGCATGGCAGGCTGCCACCATGGTGCTCGAGGTCGCGCTGATCGACGTACTGCCCGGACACGAGGACGCGTTCGCCGCCGCGTACGCGCAGGGACACCCCATCCTCGCCGGCACGCCCGGCTGCCGTTCGGTGCGGATGACCCGTGGCATCGAGTCACCGTCGCGGTTCGTGCTGCTGGTGGAGTGGGACTCCGTCGAGGCGCACGACCAGGAGTTCCGCGCCACCGAGCGGTTCCAGCAGTGGCGGGCCCTGATCGGCCCGCACTTCGCCAACCCGCCGCTGGTGGAGCACTTCACCGACGTACCCGCCTGACACCCGACCCGGGCGGTCGCGCGCGGTCCGGCGGGCAGCGGTCCGCAGGCGCTGCCGTTCTGGCAGCTGGTCATCGCGGTCTGGCGGCCCCGACGGACCCGGCAGGCCCGACGGATGCAGGCCGGCGACCCCGACGGACGCGGGCCGACAGTCCCGACGGACGCGGTAGGCCCGACGGACGCGGGCCGGCCGACCCCGGCGGACGCGCAGGTGACCGGACGGGCAGCGGGTCGCAGGTGGGCGGGCGGACGCAGGCAGTTGGGCGGACCGCAGCGGCTCCCGGGCAGCCACGAGGGCCGGCGGAACGGGTGGCCGGCGGAAACGGGTGGCGGGCGGGACGGGGCTTCCGGTTGAGTGGCCGGCATGACCGACGATCGGGTGGCTCTGGTGACCGGCGTCAGCCGGGGTGTCGGCATCGGCGCAGCGGTCTCCCGGGCACTCGCGGCGGACGGCCACCGGCTGCTGCTCACCGGGCTGCCCAGCTACGACGACGCCCAGCCCCACGGCGGTGACCCGCACGGCGTGCCGACCCTCCTGGCGGAGCTGGACGACCGTGCCGACCACGTCACCGCCGACCTGCTCGCCCCGGCCGGCCCCGCCGAGCTGGTCGCCGAAGCGGTCCGCCGGCACGGACGGTTGAACACGGTGGTCGCCGTGCACGCCTACTCCACTCACACCCGGCTGGGCGCGCTGGACGCCACCGAGATCGACCGGCACCTGCTGGTCAACGTCCGGGCCACTCTGCTGCTCGCCGAGGCGTTCGCCGCCGCGTTCACCGCCGGCACCGGCGGCCGGCTGGTGTTCTTCACCAGCGGACAGCGGCTCGGCCCGATGCCCGACGAACTGGCGTACGCGGCGAGCAAGGCCGCGGTGGAGAACCTCACCGTCCAGCTCGCGCCGCTGCTGATGCCCCGGGGGATCACCGTCAACTGCGTCAACCCCGGCCCCACCGACACCGGCTACGCGCCGGCCGACCTGCACGCCGCGGTGGCCCGGCTCTTTCCCGGCGGCCGCTGGGGCACCCCGCAGGACGCGGCCCGGCTGGTGCGGTTCCTCTGCTCACCCGAGGCCGGCTGGATCACCGGTCAGGTGATCGACTCCGAGGGCGGGTTCAACCGGTACGCCTGAGGCGACCCCGGTCACTCCTCGGCGTACCGGTTCAGCAGCGCCACCGTGTCCGGGGTGGACAGCGCCGCGTCCAGCAGCCAGCCGGCGAGCTGTTCGTACCGACGGACGTCCGGTTCCGCGGTCAGCCGCAGGTCGGTGGTGAGCGCCTCCAGTACCACGGTGCGCGGGTCGGCCGGGTCGGGGAAGGCGTAACAGGAGAACGGCGTCATCGGGTGCAGCACGCTCCCGGCCACGGGCACCCCGCGCGGCAGCACCCGGATGGTCACGTTGGCCCGCCTGGTCAACGTCACCAGGTGCCGCGCCTGCTCCCGCCACACCGGCTCGGGAACGCCGGCGCGGGAGAGGGCGGCCTCGTCGAGGACCGCCGTGTACCGGGGCGCGTCCGCCCGGTGCAGCACGTCCTGCCGGGCCGCGCGGGCGCGGGTGTCCGCCTCCACGTCGATCTCCGGGTCGAGGAGCCGGCCGGCGGCGACCCGCAGTCGCGCGTACGCCCGGGTCTGGAGCAGGCCCGGCACCACCGCCGGTTGGTACTCGAAGATGGTGGCGGCGCCGGCCTCCAGCTCGGCGTAGGTGCGCTGCCGTTCCCCCATCTCGCCCAGTGCCTTCCACCAGCTCCGGTTGGTGGCGGCGTCCCGCGCGATGACGATGAGTGTCTCGCGCTGCCCACCCGGGACGTCGTAGACGTCCAGCAGGTCGAAGACGTCGGCCAGGTCGGGCCGGCTCTGCCCCAGCTCGATCCGGGACAGTTTGGAGGTGGAGGCCCAGCCGAGCCGCTCACAGACCTGGTCGAGGGTGAGCCCGGCCTGCCGGCGGAGCTGACGCAGCTCCGCGCCCAGGCGCGCCCGACGAATGACAGGACTTGTTGGCAGCGGCATCCGGCCTCCCATCGTGGGAGAGTACGGGCACCGGCAACCCAAAGCAATACCCTGCTCACAGAGAGCAACAACGGTAGTGGTGGCCGGTCCGGGCACCTCGACAGGGCACGCACTTGGGCGGGTGGACCGACGGCCCGGGGCGTCGACCGAGAGCCCCGGGGCGGTGGACCGAGAGCCGGGGCCGTCAAACCGAGGACCGGCGACGCCGAGGTCAGCTCACCCCGGCCGCGTCCATGCCGCGCAGTTCCTTCTTGAGGTCGGCCACCTCGTCCCGGATCCGGGCGGCCAGCTCGAACTGCAACTCCCGGGCGGCGGCCAGCATCTGGTCGTTGAGTTCCTGGATGAGCTGGGCCAGATCGGCCCGGGCCATGCCGGCCCGGGACGGACCGGCGGTGGCCCGGGACCGGCTGCGGGTCTCCTTGACCGGGGCCTTGCCCCGGGAGAGCTGCCGGGCCGCGCCGCCGACCCGGGAGTCGGTCTCGGTGTCCTCCGCCTCCCGGTAGATGTCGTCCAGGATGTCGTGGATCTTCTTGCGCAGCGGCTCGGGGCTGATCCCGTGCGCCTCGTTGTGCGCGATCTGCTTGGCCCGCCGCCGGTTCGTCTCGTCGATCGCGGCGGCCATCGACGGAGTGATCTTGTCGGCGTACATGTGCACCTGGCCGGACACGTTCCGGGCGGCCCGGCCGATGGTCTGGATCAGCGACCGGCCGCTGCGCAGGAAACCCTCCTTGTCGGCGTCGAGGATCGCCACCAGGGAGACCTCGGGCAGGTCGAGGCCCTCGCGGAGCAGGTTGATGCCGACCAGCACGTCGTACTCGCCCTTGCGCAGCTCACGCAGCAGCTCCACCCGGCGCAGCGTGTCCACCTCGGAGTGCAGATAACGCACCCGGATGCCGTTGTCCAGCAGGTAGTCCGACAGGTCCTCGGCCATCTTCTTGGTCAGCGTGGTGACCAGCACCCGCTCGTCCCGCTCGGTACGCAGCCGGATCTCGTGCATCAGGTCGTCGATCTGCCCCTTGGTGGGCTTGACGACCACCTCCGGGTCGATCAGGCCGGTGGGGCGGATCACCTGCTCGACGTACTCGCCCTGGGCCTGCTCCAGCTCCCAGGAGCCCGGGGTCGCGGACAGGTAGACCATCTGCCCGACCCGCTCCAGGAACTCGTCGAACCGCAGCGGCCGGTTGTCGGCGGCGCTGGGCAGCCGGAACCCGTGGTCGATCAGCATCCGCTTGCGCGAGGCGTCGCCCTCGAACATGGCGCCGATCTGCGGGATCGTCACGTGCGACTCGTCGACCACGGTGAGGAAGTCGTCCGGGAAGTAGTCGAGCAGGCAGTGCGGCGGGCTGCCCGGCAACCGGCCGTCGATGTGCATGGAGTAGTTCTCGATGCCCGAGCAGAAGCCGACCTGGCGCATCATCTCGATGTCGTAGGTGGTACGCATCCGCAGCCGTTGCGCCTCCAGCAGCTTGCCCTGCCGCTCCAGCTCGGCCAACCGCTCGGCCAGCTCGACCTCGATGTCCCCGATGGCGCGTTCCATCCGCTCCGGGCCGGCCGCGTAGTGCGTGGCGGGGAAGATCAGCAGATGGTCCACCTCGCGGACCACGTCCCCGGTCAGCGGGTTGAGGTAGTAGAGGTTCTCCACCTCGTCACCGAACAGCTCGATCCGCACGGCCAGTTCCTCGTACGCGGGAATGATCTCCAGGGTGTCGCCCCGGACCCGGAACGTGCCGCGCTGGAAGGCCATGTCGTTGCGGGCGTACTGGATGTCGACCAGCCGGCGCAGCAGCTTGTCGCGGTCCAGCTCCTGGCCGACGGCGACCCGGACGGCCCGGTCCAGGTACTCCTGCGGGGTGCCCAGGCCGTAGATCGCCGAGACGGTCGCCACCACGATCACGTCCCGCCGGGTCAGCAGCGACATGGTGGCCGAGTGCCGCAGCCGCTCGACCTCCTCGTTGATCGAGGAGTCCTTCTCGATGTACGTGTCGGTCTGCGGAATGTACGCCTCGGGCTGGTAGTAGTCGTAGTAGGAGACGAAGTACTCCACCGCGTTGTGCGGGAGCAGCTCGCCGAACTCCTTGGCCAACTGGGCGCAGAGGGTCTTGTTCGGGGCGAGCACCAGGGTCGGCCGTTGCAGCCGCTCGACCAGCCACGCGGTGGTGGCGCTCTTGCCGGTGCCGGTGGCGCCGAGCAGCACCGTACTGCGGTCACCGCGGCGGACCCGCCGCTCCAGGTCGTCGATGGCGGCCGGCTGGTCACCGGCGGGCTGGAACTCACTGACGACCTGGAAACGTCCGTCGAGGCGGGGGATGTCGAGCGCCATGGTCCCCACGGTACGCCGCCGGTGTGACACTCCGGGCCGGCTACCGCCGGTGCCCGACCGGCTTCGATATTCGCATTGTGGGCTACATCTCACCGGGCTAGGGTGTGCAGCGTAGGCCGCTCGCGGCGGCCGTCCGGGACGGTCCGGCCCTCGTCGGCCGGGACACCCGGCGCAGGGGTCGCAGCACCCGGTCAGGCCGGCGTGCGCCTCCGGTGCGGTCGCGCGGACGCGCAGACCGGCCGCCGCGAGCGCCCCTGCTCGTCACCCCAGCGCCGCCGGGCCGTTCAACCACTCGTGGAGACCTCGCCCCGACCGGCCCGGAGACCGGAGCCCGGACCGGCCCGGAGCCCCGAGCCGGAACCCGACCAGGCCCCTGCGCACCGGGCGGCCCGGACCCGGGAACCCGACCAGGCCCCGGCCCGCCGGACGGCGCGGACGGACCGCCGCCGACGGCGCGTGCGCGCCGGGCTCGGTGGGGTCGCGGCGGTGGCCGCCATCGCCCTGGTCGCCGGCCTGCTGAGCTGGGGCCCCGAACCGACGGAGCCGCCCCGCGCTCCGACCGCCGACGAGGTCGACCGGCTGGCCGCCGTCCGGGTCACGAACTACCGGGACGGGCGGGCCGGCCTGCGGGCCACGGTCGGCGACGGCGGTGCCCGCACCGAGGTCGTCGGCTGGGTGGACTGGGCCGATCCGCTGGTCTATCTCGACGTCGGCGGCCCCGGGGCGGGCCCGGCGCGCGGCCTGGTGCAGGCCCGGCCCGAGCTGGTCGCGGTACGGCCCGACCCGGCCGCGGTGCTCACTCCCGCGCCGCCACCGCTGGTCCCGCCGGCGGACGGCTGGCGGATCCGCGAACTACCCGACCGGCCACCCCTGGCGGACCTGCTCGACCTGCTGCTGGTGCTCGCGGCCGACCGGCCGGACCCGGCCGCGCCGCTGCGCTCCGGGGCGGTCCGCTGGGTGGGCCGGGACACCGTGGGCCGGACCCCGGTGGACGTCTTCGAGCTACCCGCCGGGACACCCGCCCCACCGGCCGGCACCCCCACCGCCACGTCGGTACCGGGCCCGCCGGCCCGCACCGGAACCCGCTACTGGGTGGACCGGGACGCCCGGCTGCACCGGCTGACCGCACGGTTGCCCGGCCGGCTACCGGTCACGGTGGAACTGGACCGGGCCCAGCGTCCCCCGCTGCGCCCGGTGGACGCGCTCGGCGGGCGGCCCGGCCTTCCCCGGGACCTCACCTGGGAGGAGGCCGACCGGCTGTCCCGGCTGCCCGCCCGCACCCGCGACCTCGGCAGCGTGGCGTTGCACCTCACCGTCCCGACCGGTACCGGGGCGAACCTGCGCGGTGCGGGCTGGCTCGACTGGGGCGACCAGGTCGCCTACCTCGCCACCACCGACCTCGACGCGCCCGGCACCCGGACCCTGGCCCACTACCAGCGTTCCCGGGTGGCCCGTTCGCAGCTACCCGCCGGGGACACGGATCCGGCCGCCCGACCACCGCTTCCACCACCACGGAGCCTCGTCTGGCAGCAGACCGGGACCGGGACGGGGGTGGTGGACCGGCTCGTCGCGGCGGCGCTGCGGACCGGCCGGCCGCCGGCAGAGCGGGGGCGGGCGACCTGGCTACGCCGGGACAGCACCGGCAACCGGCAGGTGGACGTGATCGAGCTACGCACCACGCAGGCCACCCTGCGCTACTGGATCGACCGGGCCGGCCTGCTCCGCCGGCTGGAACTGCGCGTCCCGGTCGGCGCGTGGGCCCAACTCGACCTGGTACAGGCTCCGGTGCCCCGGCTTCCCCCGCCCCCTGCCCCGCCCCCCGCCGCCGACGCGGCGCGCCCGGCCCCGTCCACCGCACCACCCCGGTGACCCGGACCGGTCAGGGACGCCAACCGGTCCGCGCGGCCCACTCCTCGGCCCGCAGGTGCTCCTCGTCGAACCAGGGGTCCTTCGCGGTGGCGTAGGCCGCGCCGTCCGGAGCCGAGGCGGCCAGCTCCCGCTTCAGCATCAGGTACGCGGCCCGCTGGTCCGGGTCCGCGCGCAGGTGGTCGCGCATCAACAGCGCGTACCGCCACCCCGGCGAACCCGACTCGCGGACGTGCAGGTGGACCGGTCGGCCGGGGTCGGCGCTGCCGTGCAGCCGTTTGGGCCACCGCTGCCCGCCGGCCGGTCGCGGAGCGTCCCACCACTCGCCGGGGAACCGGGGGAAACCGGCCCGGGCCAGCGGTTCGGCGAGCCGGTCGGCGTCGGCGAGCGAGTCCACGGTGAGCTGGACGTCGATGACGTCCTTCGCGGCGAGCCCGGGTACCGCGGTCGATCCGATGTGGTCGACCCGCAGGTCGGCGGGGGCGACCGCGTGCCGGATCCGGGCGGCCAGCCGGGCGTACTGCGCCGGCCACGTCGGGTCCGCCTCGGTGATCAGCACCCGCTCGGGCCGCCGGACCACCCGACGCTGCCGCAGGTTCTCCTCGTACGGCACCAGGCGGTCGTGCCAGAGGGCGTCCACCCCGGCGTGCAGCTCGTCACGGCTGTCGTCGTTGGTGAGCAGCACGTCGGCCGCGGCCCGGCGGCGGTCGTCGTCGGCCTGCGCGGCGATCCGCCGTTCCGCCTCGGCCCGGCTCATCCCCCGGTCGCGCGCCAACCGCTCCACCCGGGTCGGCACCGCGGTCTGCACCACCACCACCAGGTGGTACGTCGGGGCCAGGCCCACCTCGACCAGCAGCGGTACGTCGTTCACCACGATCGCGTCCGGGGGTGCGGCGGCGGCCAGGGCGGCGGACCGCTCCCGGACCCGGGGATGGGTGATCGCCTCCAGCCGTCGGCGGGCGGTCTCGTCACCGAAGACCAGCGTCCCGAGGGCGGGCCGGTCCAGTGCGCCGTCCGGGCCGAGTACGCCCGCGCCGAACGCGGCGACGATCTCGGCGAGCCCCTCGCTGCCGGGGGCGACCACCTCCCGGGCGATCCGGTCGGAGTCGATGATCACCGCTCCGAGCTGCGCGAACCTCGCCGCCACCGCGCTCTTGCCGGACCCGATGCCGCCGGTCAGTCCCACCATCAACACCCCACCAGTCAACCTGATCACCCGGGCGTCGCCGCGTCGGGGTGGGGCGGGGGAAAGGGGAAGGCCCCGTCCGACCGTGGGGAGCCGGTGGACGGGGCCTTCGGGTGGTGCCTGTGGGTCACTTACCGCCGGCGAGCTTCTCCCGCAGCGCGGCGAGCGCCTCGTCGGTGGCCAGGGTGCCGGCCGGCTCCTCGGCCTGCCGGCTCGGGGCCGGGCTGGACGAGGAGGTGGTGCCGCCGGTGACGACCGGGGCCGGGTTGGCAGCGGCCTCGGCGTCGGCGGCCCGGGAGTTCTGCACCTGCTTGGTGTGCGCCTCCCAGCGCTGACGTGCCTCGGCGTACTGGTTCTCCCAGGTCTCCCGCTGCTTGTCGTACCCCTCGAGCCACTCGCCCGTCTCCGGGTCGAAGCCCTCCGGGTAGATGTAGTTGCCCTCGGCGTCGTACGTCGCGGCCATGCCGTAGAGGGTCGGGTCGAAGTGCTCCTCGCCCTCGACGAAGCCCTCGTTGGCCTGCTTGAGCGAGAGCGAGATCCGCCGACGCTCGAGGTCGATGTCGATGACCTTGACCATGACCTCGGAGCCGACCTGGACGACCTGCTCCGGGATCTCCACGTGGCGCTCGGCCAGCTCGGAGATGTGCACCAGGCCCTCGATGCCGTCGTCGACCCGC
Proteins encoded in this region:
- the uvrB gene encoding excinuclease ABC subunit UvrB, which produces MALDIPRLDGRFQVVSEFQPAGDQPAAIDDLERRVRRGDRSTVLLGATGTGKSATTAWLVERLQRPTLVLAPNKTLCAQLAKEFGELLPHNAVEYFVSYYDYYQPEAYIPQTDTYIEKDSSINEEVERLRHSATMSLLTRRDVIVVATVSAIYGLGTPQEYLDRAVRVAVGQELDRDKLLRRLVDIQYARNDMAFQRGTFRVRGDTLEIIPAYEELAVRIELFGDEVENLYYLNPLTGDVVREVDHLLIFPATHYAAGPERMERAIGDIEVELAERLAELERQGKLLEAQRLRMRTTYDIEMMRQVGFCSGIENYSMHIDGRLPGSPPHCLLDYFPDDFLTVVDESHVTIPQIGAMFEGDASRKRMLIDHGFRLPSAADNRPLRFDEFLERVGQMVYLSATPGSWELEQAQGEYVEQVIRPTGLIDPEVVVKPTKGQIDDLMHEIRLRTERDERVLVTTLTKKMAEDLSDYLLDNGIRVRYLHSEVDTLRRVELLRELRKGEYDVLVGINLLREGLDLPEVSLVAILDADKEGFLRSGRSLIQTIGRAARNVSGQVHMYADKITPSMAAAIDETNRRRAKQIAHNEAHGISPEPLRKKIHDILDDIYREAEDTETDSRVGGAARQLSRGKAPVKETRSRSRATAGPSRAGMARADLAQLIQELNDQMLAAARELQFELAARIRDEVADLKKELRGMDAAGVS
- a CDS encoding helix-turn-helix domain-containing protein; translation: MPLPTSPVIRRARLGAELRQLRRQAGLTLDQVCERLGWASTSKLSRIELGQSRPDLADVFDLLDVYDVPGGQRETLIVIARDAATNRSWWKALGEMGERQRTYAELEAGAATIFEYQPAVVPGLLQTRAYARLRVAAGRLLDPEIDVEADTRARAARQDVLHRADAPRYTAVLDEAALSRAGVPEPVWREQARHLVTLTRRANVTIRVLPRGVPVAGSVLHPMTPFSCYAFPDPADPRTVVLEALTTDLRLTAEPDVRRYEQLAGWLLDAALSTPDTVALLNRYAEE
- a CDS encoding TerC family protein yields the protein MNVSGLVWAGTLVALTAILVIDLLVIGRRPHEPSVRESSLWVGFYVGLALLFGAGLWLTAGGKAAGEFYTGWLTEYSLSVDNLFVFVIIMARFAVPRQYQQKVLLIGIVLALVMRGGFIAAGAALISQFSWVFYIFGAFLIYTAINLARQGEPDEDEFTENVLIRWSRRALPISKGYDGARLTTHENGRRYFTPMLIVMIAIGTTDLIFALDSIPAIFGITQEPYLVFTANVFALMGLRQLYFLLGGLLNRLIYLSIGLAVVLGFIGVKLVLEALADNNLPFINGGEHVGWAPHIPIWLSLTVILGTLAVATAASLIKSSRDRRRELTTVVKH
- a CDS encoding mandelate racemase/muconate lactonizing enzyme family protein codes for the protein MTIAAVRTHRLSAPLHTPFVTALRRTTTVETLVVEVTDDDGRSGFGEAPQVWQVTGASIAGARACVHEVLGPLVAGRDADDLNARCAEVRRAVAGNEAAKAALDVALHDLAARRLGVPLVRLLGGTARQVQTDVTLAAGDAVELAATAKQRHADGFTVLKLKVGTDPAGDLERVRAVRSAVGPGVRVRLDANQGWTPREAVRIIRGIEDAGLDVELVEQPVAHWDLDGLAWVSDRVDVPILADESVFGPRDLIEVIRRRAADMVNVKLAKAGGLHPARTLLDLAAAHGVGTVVGSMMESQIGVGAAASLAAACGTSAVADLDAAWWLAWSPVRGGIRYDGATVVLPDTPGLGVTSIDEAKVQRHG
- a CDS encoding SDR family oxidoreductase — protein: MTDDRVALVTGVSRGVGIGAAVSRALAADGHRLLLTGLPSYDDAQPHGGDPHGVPTLLAELDDRADHVTADLLAPAGPAELVAEAVRRHGRLNTVVAVHAYSTHTRLGALDATEIDRHLLVNVRATLLLAEAFAAAFTAGTGGRLVFFTSGQRLGPMPDELAYAASKAAVENLTVQLAPLLMPRGITVNCVNPGPTDTGYAPADLHAAVARLFPGGRWGTPQDAARLVRFLCSPEAGWITGQVIDSEGGFNRYA
- a CDS encoding antibiotic biosynthesis monooxygenase family protein — protein: MVLEVALIDVLPGHEDAFAAAYAQGHPILAGTPGCRSVRMTRGIESPSRFVLLVEWDSVEAHDQEFRATERFQQWRALIGPHFANPPLVEHFTDVPA
- a CDS encoding NlpC/P60 family protein, which codes for MHVEPLTGHRAVVRVAVATLWTSPDAVRPVDAPALGPHADTAAWIAGMDADQQVGDCVLSQLLLGEQVLVTEERTGWARVVAVEQAAAPLDPRGYPGWLPTDQLAPVPDDEPTGPPLVVDTTVTALRATPHGPVRVPGVVLGTRLLPAGPAVDGWRPVHVPGQPAPHWLPEHHVVPLPDRPPAAGEVLGVADRLRDVRYVWGGLSPAGIDCSGLVHLAWRRFGVRLPRDAGAQAAATAPVELGTERVGDLYFFARPGRGVHHVGIVTAPPGEAGRRMLHACYRHRRVVEEQLPPDRTATLIGAHRI
- the coaE gene encoding dephospho-CoA kinase produces the protein MLMVGLTGGIGSGKSAVAARFAQLGAVIIDSDRIAREVVAPGSEGLAEIVAAFGAGVLGPDGALDRPALGTLVFGDETARRRLEAITHPRVRERSAALAAAAPPDAIVVNDVPLLVEVGLAPTYHLVVVVQTAVPTRVERLARDRGMSRAEAERRIAAQADDDRRRAAADVLLTNDDSRDELHAGVDALWHDRLVPYEENLRQRRVVRRPERVLITEADPTWPAQYARLAARIRHAVAPADLRVDHIGSTAVPGLAAKDVIDVQLTVDSLADADRLAEPLARAGFPRFPGEWWDAPRPAGGQRWPKRLHGSADPGRPVHLHVRESGSPGWRYALLMRDHLRADPDQRAAYLMLKRELAASAPDGAAYATAKDPWFDEEHLRAEEWAARTGWRP